The Geovibrio ferrireducens genome includes a region encoding these proteins:
- the secE gene encoding preprotein translocase subunit SecE produces the protein MGKLQTFINEVREELKKVIWPTKDATMGTTAVVIVICLICAIYLGVVDYGLSKLTQFIY, from the coding sequence ATGGGAAAGCTTCAAACTTTCATCAACGAAGTCAGAGAAGAACTTAAAAAAGTCATCTGGCCCACCAAAGACGCTACCATGGGCACTACTGCGGTAGTTATTGTGATCTGCCTTATCTGTGCAATCTATCTTGGTGTAGTAGATTACGGGCTTTCAAAGCTTACCCAATTCATTTACTAG